The following are from one region of the Nicotiana tomentosiformis chromosome 7, ASM39032v3, whole genome shotgun sequence genome:
- the LOC104107442 gene encoding uncharacterized protein: MGFGNRGIVGDKWSGRLLWVCAIGSAIGFYMVAVERQMQNREKMMAEALADAGSSIDASDRS, from the exons ATGGGCTTTGGGAATAGAGGAATAGTTGGTGACAAATGGTCAGGGAGGCTTTTATGGGTCTGTGCAATTGGGAGTGCAATTG GCTTCTATATGGTTGCTGTGGAAAGACAAATGCAGAATAGAGAAAAGATGATGGCTGAAGCACTGGCGGATGCAGGATCAAGTATAGATGCCAGCGACAGAAGTTGA
- the LOC104107443 gene encoding MLO-like protein 11 translates to MEEGNKELRSLALTPTWSVASVLTIFVAVSLLVERSIHRLSNWLQKTNRKPLFAAVEKMKEELMLLGFISLLLTATSSIISSTCIPSKFYNNVFAPCTKSEVDEEMENKDLKERKLLMAFTLQRRVLNTFNQNTCGENHEPFVSYEGLEQLHRFIFVMAITHISYSCLTMLLAIVKIHSWRKWEDQAQMDRHDVLTEISRAKTFRRQSTFVRVHTSSPLARNHFLVWVTCFFRQFGRSVVRADYLTLRKGFITNHNLTSNYDFHSYMIRSMEEEFQRIVGVSGPLWGFVVGFMLFNVKGSNLYFWIALIPIILVLLVGTKLQHVIATLALESAGFTGSFSRAKLKPRDELFWFKKPELLLSLIHFVLFQNAFELASFFWFWWQFGYNSCFIKNHTLVYLRLIMGFAGQFLCSYSTLPLYALVTQMGTNYKAALIPQRIRETIHGWGKAARRKRRMRMYPDDSTVRTDTSTVISLEEYDNQLVDSPRTVHGADTEIELQPPSIVTDDHHSVTINETSSRVGTPLLRPCASISSAASPRFPHEVLARSSSMPARGDLGKD, encoded by the exons ATGGAAGAAGGTAACAAAGAACTTCGGTCATTGGCCTTGACACCAACATGGTCTGTTGCTTCTGTATTGACTATATTTGTTGCTGTTTCACTCCTTGTCGAGCGATCCATCCACCGCTTATCTAAT TGGTTGCAGAAAACCAATAGAAAGCCATTGTTTGCAGCTGTCGAGAAAATGAAAGAAG AGTTGATGCTTCTTGGATTCATTTCTCTCCTACTCACGGCAACTTCCAGCATCATATCTAGTACTTGCATACCGTCAAAGTTTTACAATAATGTATTTGCTCCATGTACAAAGTCTGAAGTTGATGAAGAAATGGAGAATAAAGATTTGAAGGAGCGTAAACTTTTGATGGCTTTTACTCTTCAGAGGAGAGTATTAAATACCTTCAATCAAAACACCTGCGGAGAG AATCATGAACCATTTGTATCATATGAAGGCCTAGAGCAGCTGCACCGCTTCATCTTCGTCATGGCCATTACTCATATATCTTACAGCTGCTTGACAATGCTGCTGGCGATTGTTAAG ATCCACAGTTGGAGGAAATGGGAAGATCAAGCTCAAATGGACAGACATGATGTGCTAACCG AAATTTCTAGAGCCAAGACATTCCGAAGGCAGTCGACTTTTGTCAGAGTTCACACATCAAGTCCTCTTGCCAGGAATCATTTCCTTGTTTGGGTG ACCTGTTTCTTTCGGCAGTTTGGCCGCTCAGTTGTTCGTGCCGATTACCTTACTCTACGCAAGGGTTTTATCACG AATCACAACCTTACATCAAACTATGATTTTCACAGCTATATGATTCGCTCAATGGAAGAAGAATTTCAAAGAATAGTTGGTGTAAG TGGCCCTCTCTGGGGATTTGTGGTGGGTTTTATGCTGTTCAACGTGAAAG GATCAAATCTGTATTTCTGGATAGCGTTAATTCCTATCATT CTTGTCCTACTCGTGGGTACAAAACTGCAGCATGTAATCGCAACCTTGGCATTGGAGAGTGCCGGATTTACTGGCTCATTCTCAAGGGCAAAGTTAAAACCACGAGATGAACTTTTCTGGTTCAAGAAACCAGAATTACTTTTGTCCTTGATTCATTTTGTCCTTTTTCAG AATGCATTTGAGCTAGCTTCATTTTTTTGGTTCTGG TGGCAATTTGGGTATAACTCATGCTTCATAAAGAATCACACACTTGTGTATCTACGACTAATTATGGG GTTTGCTGGACAATTCCTTTGCAGTTATAGCACCTTGCCACTCTATGCTCTGGTTACACAG ATGGGTACAAACTATAAGGCTGCATTGATTCCACAGCGAATAAGAGAAACGATCCATGGATGGGGAAAGGCAGCAAGAAGGAAAAGGAGGATGCGCATGTACCCAGATGATTCAACTGTGCGCACTGATACAAGCACAGTGATTTCACTCGAGGAATACGATAACCAGTTGGTTGATAGCCCTCGAACAGTCCATGGTGCAGATACTGAAATTGAGCTACAGCCGCCATCAATTGTCACGGATGATCATCATTCAGTAACAATTAACGAAACTTCAAGTCGTGTTGGTACTCCTCTCCTTCGGCCCTGTGCCTCTATTTCTTCTGCAGCTTCCCCAAGATTTCCACATGAAGTATTAGCAAGATCATCTTCAATGCCTGCTAGAGGAGATTTGGGTAAAGATTAA